From the Halorhabdus utahensis DSM 12940 genome, one window contains:
- a CDS encoding metallophosphoesterase translates to MEPTFRDRAVIVGETLVVADLHFGRERSSNVELSLGSDASMCDRIETLLEAHDPAEVVIAGDALHSFDSLPPGVANAFADLRESVAEHGTELIITPGNHDVLLDAVWDGPTPDSYALADGETVVLHGDDPPERSADRYLIGHDHPAIEIEGQRRPCYLHGVDAYRGSDVVVLPSFNELVAGVRINQMRAADFHSPFIRNAGAFRPIVRDEKAAETLEFPPLGSLREML, encoded by the coding sequence ATGGAACCGACGTTTCGGGACCGGGCCGTGATCGTCGGCGAGACGCTCGTCGTCGCGGATCTGCATTTCGGCCGGGAACGATCCTCGAACGTCGAGCTATCGCTCGGTTCGGACGCGTCCATGTGTGATCGAATCGAGACACTGCTGGAGGCACACGATCCCGCGGAAGTCGTGATCGCCGGCGACGCGTTGCACTCCTTCGATTCGCTTCCGCCGGGCGTCGCGAATGCGTTTGCGGACCTCCGGGAGTCCGTCGCCGAACACGGCACAGAGCTAATCATCACGCCCGGGAACCACGACGTGCTGCTCGATGCTGTCTGGGACGGGCCGACACCCGACAGCTACGCCCTCGCAGACGGGGAGACCGTCGTTCTCCACGGTGACGACCCGCCCGAACGATCGGCTGACCGGTACCTGATCGGCCATGATCACCCGGCCATCGAGATCGAGGGCCAAAGGCGGCCGTGTTATCTCCATGGCGTCGACGCCTACCGCGGGAGTGACGTCGTCGTCCTGCCGTCGTTCAACGAACTCGTCGCCGGCGTCCGGATAAACCAGATGCGTGCCGCCGACTTTCACTCGCCGTTCATCCGGAACGCGGGCGCGTTTCGGCCGATCGTCCGTGACGAGAAAGCCGCCGAAACCCTGGAGTTCCCGCCGCTTGGCTCGCTTCGGGAGATGCTGTGA
- a CDS encoding class I SAM-dependent methyltransferase — protein sequence MKRTLEEHAARFDEQADSYDDGNSPEYRACANLVIEHADPDDGDTVLDLGTGTGAIALALAPAAGRVIGRDISEGMRERARQKAADRGLENTEFGEGRFREPNLPEDADVDVVVSNFALHHLSDAEKREAIETIAGLDPARFVLGDVLFFGMPDPDEPFYSPAVDDPATVGTLVDAFTDVGFALTVVERVHDQVGVLVGERVPTGTTGEGGQ from the coding sequence ATGAAACGAACGCTCGAAGAACACGCCGCCCGGTTCGACGAGCAGGCCGACTCCTACGACGACGGCAACTCCCCCGAGTACCGGGCGTGTGCTAATCTGGTGATCGAACACGCCGATCCCGACGATGGCGATACCGTGCTCGACTTGGGGACGGGCACCGGCGCGATTGCCCTCGCACTGGCTCCAGCGGCCGGCCGCGTTATCGGCCGCGATATCAGCGAGGGAATGCGCGAGCGGGCCCGACAGAAGGCCGCCGATCGCGGTTTGGAAAACACCGAGTTCGGTGAGGGTCGCTTTCGCGAGCCCAACCTGCCCGAAGACGCCGACGTGGATGTCGTCGTCTCGAACTTCGCCCTGCACCACCTCAGCGACGCCGAGAAACGCGAGGCGATCGAGACCATCGCCGGTCTGGACCCGGCGCGGTTCGTTCTCGGCGACGTGCTGTTCTTCGGGATGCCGGACCCCGACGAGCCGTTTTACTCGCCAGCAGTCGACGATCCGGCGACCGTCGGGACGCTGGTCGACGCGTTCACTGATGTCGGGTTCGCCCTCACGGTTGTCGAGCGCGTCCACGACCAGGTCGGCGTGCTGGTCGGCGAGCGAGTGCCAACGGGGACAACTGGCGAGGGCGGCCAATGA
- the dph2 gene encoding diphthamide biosynthesis enzyme Dph2, which yields MSQESERSPGDLTATGMALRHDREWDYELDRISEAVEERNANSVGLQFPEGLKRRGPAVADDLRRTLPDDVTVMLSGEPCYGACDLDTELMRHSEVFVHFGHSPMNESEQIIYVPLFSNVDVFPIMEESLAEFEDPEEDEDIGLVTTAQHMNKFEEMREFLEERGYTVHTRRGDERLTHEGQVLGCNYASADVEADQMLYVGGGKFHPLGLAMDHPEKRVVIADPVNNVVDIADADALIKQRYGAIHRAMDAETWGIIYSTKIGQGRLERARQIVEDNDDAYLLTMNNVTPQKLTNFGLDAYVNTACPRITTDDGPQFKQPMLTPGEYEIAMGEKPMDSLSFDTFHGTW from the coding sequence ATGAGTCAGGAGAGCGAGCGTTCCCCCGGCGATCTGACTGCGACGGGGATGGCGCTCAGACACGACCGCGAGTGGGACTACGAACTCGACCGGATCAGCGAGGCCGTCGAGGAGCGAAACGCCAACAGCGTCGGCTTGCAGTTCCCCGAGGGACTCAAGCGCCGCGGCCCCGCCGTGGCCGACGACCTCCGGCGGACCCTCCCGGATGACGTGACGGTCATGCTCTCGGGCGAACCCTGCTACGGGGCCTGTGATCTGGACACCGAACTGATGCGCCACAGTGAGGTGTTCGTCCACTTCGGGCACAGCCCGATGAACGAATCCGAACAGATAATCTACGTACCCCTGTTCTCGAACGTCGACGTCTTCCCGATCATGGAGGAGTCCCTCGCGGAGTTCGAGGACCCCGAGGAAGACGAGGACATCGGGCTGGTCACGACGGCCCAGCACATGAACAAGTTCGAGGAGATGCGCGAATTCCTCGAAGAACGGGGCTATACGGTCCACACCCGGCGTGGCGACGAGCGATTGACCCACGAGGGCCAGGTGCTCGGCTGTAACTACGCCTCGGCTGACGTCGAGGCCGACCAGATGCTCTACGTCGGCGGCGGGAAGTTCCACCCGCTGGGGCTCGCGATGGACCATCCCGAGAAACGCGTCGTCATCGCCGACCCCGTCAACAACGTGGTCGACATCGCGGACGCCGACGCGCTGATCAAACAGCGTTACGGCGCGATCCATCGCGCCATGGACGCCGAGACGTGGGGCATCATCTACTCGACGAAGATCGGCCAGGGCCGCCTCGAACGGGCTCGCCAAATCGTCGAGGACAACGACGACGCCTACCTGTTGACGATGAACAACGTCACGCCCCAGAAGCTCACTAACTTCGGGCTGGACGCCTACGTCAACACTGCTTGCCCGCGGATCACGACCGACGACGGCCCGCAGTTCAAACAGCCCATGCTGACGCCCGGCGAGTACGAGATCGCGATGGGTGAGAAACCGATGGACTCGCTCAGCTTCGACACGTTCCACGGCACCTGGTGA
- a CDS encoding DUF7839 domain-containing protein: MIDVLDNKRTATRFRILVEIAERQPAVSQGEIADAVGVTSQAVSEYIRELVEDGFVEKEGRSRYRVTNEGVDWLFGAATDVRRFADHVTDDVLGSVQEDAAIALKPVNEGQTVTLSIADGLLQARPGDGEATGVATTDAEAGEVVGVTGFEGVIDLEPGEVTILQVPPIRSDEDPPLDRLTDAVETADLVAAAGVEAVGALRRIDHEPATHFGAGEVAADAASRGLDVVVVATTDAVGRVTDALRDSDVSYSVT, encoded by the coding sequence ATGATCGACGTCCTCGACAACAAGCGGACGGCGACCCGCTTTCGGATCCTCGTCGAGATCGCCGAACGCCAGCCTGCGGTAAGCCAGGGCGAGATCGCCGACGCCGTCGGCGTGACGAGTCAGGCGGTCAGCGAGTACATTCGCGAACTAGTCGAGGACGGCTTCGTCGAGAAAGAGGGGCGCTCGCGCTATCGGGTCACCAACGAGGGCGTCGACTGGCTGTTCGGCGCGGCGACGGACGTCCGGCGCTTCGCCGACCACGTGACCGATGACGTCCTCGGGAGCGTTCAGGAGGACGCCGCGATCGCCCTCAAGCCCGTCAACGAAGGCCAGACCGTTACGCTCTCGATCGCCGATGGCCTCCTCCAGGCGCGGCCGGGCGACGGCGAGGCGACTGGTGTGGCAACGACGGACGCCGAGGCGGGCGAGGTCGTGGGCGTCACTGGGTTCGAGGGCGTCATCGATCTCGAACCGGGGGAGGTCACTATCCTGCAGGTGCCGCCGATCCGTTCGGACGAGGACCCGCCGCTCGATCGGCTCACGGACGCGGTCGAGACTGCTGACCTCGTCGCCGCGGCGGGTGTCGAAGCCGTCGGCGCGCTCCGTCGGATCGACCACGAACCGGCGACACACTTCGGGGCCGGGGAGGTCGCCGCCGACGCAGCGAGTCGCGGCCTCGATGTCGTCGTCGTCGCCACGACTGACGCGGTCGGGCGGGTAACCGATGCCCTCCGTGACAGCGACGTTTCCTACTCGGTCACATAG